A genomic stretch from Zeimonas sediminis includes:
- a CDS encoding Ppx/GppA phosphatase family protein has product MPEEQLLAAVDLGSNSFRLMIGRVAPEAGAHRIDPIDNLKRTVRLAAGLRDDGSLDADAQTRGVEALARFGERLRSFAPHAVRAVATNTLRVASNAAHFLATAEAALGFPIEVISGHEEARLIYLGAAHALPRDGLNRLVIDIGGGSTECIVGSDFEPGILDSAGVGCVALTRRFFADATVGEESFGHAYAVARARFEELSQPFLEAGWDYAVGTSGTAKALVQIARLEFGRPALDREGLALIRDALLQAGSADALELQGLKTDRRPVLAGGLAVMLAAFDEFGIESLDYCGGALRHGVLHDLVGRAEGADPRVLTVRRMIERHGIDARHAARVRDTALALFDQGARASKEELQARRRLLEWAALLAECGMSISHEGFHKHSAYILSWADMPGFSRPEQETLALLALAQVGGLRKLRGRIEDELGWLMVVALRVARILHRARDGDEVPLPALFFKRGGLRLEVPRDWAARQPLAHASLVDEAALWNEAKVFGRFAYQTI; this is encoded by the coding sequence ATGCCGGAAGAACAGTTGCTCGCCGCAGTCGACCTCGGGTCGAACAGCTTCAGGCTGATGATCGGGCGCGTCGCGCCCGAGGCCGGCGCCCACCGGATCGACCCGATCGACAACCTGAAGCGGACCGTGCGGCTGGCGGCCGGCCTGCGCGACGACGGCTCGCTCGACGCCGACGCGCAGACCCGCGGCGTCGAGGCGCTGGCGCGCTTCGGCGAGCGGCTGCGCTCGTTCGCGCCTCACGCGGTGCGCGCGGTGGCCACCAACACCTTGCGCGTGGCGAGCAACGCCGCGCACTTCCTGGCCACCGCCGAGGCGGCGCTCGGCTTCCCGATCGAGGTGATCTCCGGCCACGAGGAGGCCCGCCTGATCTACCTGGGCGCGGCGCACGCGCTGCCTCGCGACGGCCTGAACCGGCTGGTGATCGACATCGGCGGCGGCTCGACCGAGTGCATCGTGGGCAGCGATTTCGAGCCCGGGATCCTCGACTCGGCCGGCGTCGGCTGCGTGGCGCTGACGCGCCGCTTCTTCGCCGACGCGACGGTCGGCGAGGAGAGCTTCGGCCACGCCTACGCGGTGGCGAGGGCGCGCTTCGAGGAACTCTCGCAACCCTTCCTGGAAGCGGGCTGGGATTACGCGGTCGGCACTTCCGGGACGGCCAAGGCGCTCGTGCAGATCGCCCGTCTCGAGTTCGGCCGGCCCGCGCTCGATCGCGAGGGGCTCGCCCTGATCCGGGACGCGCTGCTCCAGGCCGGCAGCGCCGACGCGCTCGAATTGCAGGGCCTGAAGACGGATCGCAGGCCGGTGCTGGCAGGGGGCCTGGCCGTGATGCTGGCCGCCTTCGACGAGTTCGGCATCGAGTCGCTCGACTACTGCGGCGGCGCCCTGCGCCACGGGGTGCTGCACGACCTGGTGGGCCGCGCCGAGGGCGCCGACCCGCGCGTGCTGACGGTCAGGCGGATGATCGAGCGGCACGGAATCGACGCGCGCCACGCGGCCCGCGTGCGCGACACCGCGCTCGCGCTGTTCGACCAGGGGGCCCGCGCGTCGAAGGAGGAACTCCAGGCCCGCCGCAGGCTGCTCGAGTGGGCCGCGCTGCTCGCCGAGTGCGGAATGAGCATCTCGCACGAGGGCTTCCACAAGCATTCGGCCTACATCCTCAGCTGGGCCGACATGCCCGGCTTCTCGCGCCCCGAGCAGGAGACGCTGGCCCTGCTCGCGCTCGCGCAGGTCGGCGGGCTGCGCAAGCTGCGCGGCCGGATCGAGGACGAGCTGGGCTGGCTGATGGTGGTGGCGCTGCGGGTCGCGCGCATCCTGCACCGGGCGCGCGACGGCGACGAGGTGCCGCTGCCCGCGCTCTTCTTCAAGCGGGGCGGGCTGCGCCTCGAAGTGCCGCGCGACTGGGCCGCGCGCCAGCCGCTGGCCCACGCGAGCCTGGTCGACGAAGCGGCGCTGTGGAACGAGGCGAAGGTGTTCGGGCGCTTCGCCTACCAGACGATCTGA
- a CDS encoding alkaline phosphatase family protein, whose product MAGLTQSRENGHPPATPVMKELSDIVTDPEMQKKGSRVMAIGLDGADPVLVEKWIAEGRLPNLARMQAEGAYGRLRSTVELHGQRMEAFSTEPLWVEFATGCKPTKTGAWDSMEYFPDRYQIRNLDEGSPAFDDFDPFYALGESKKVAVLDVPMARLSDRVKGLQVLGWGGHFPHTESRSLPDGLLGEIVARHGRNPVLHNDTGIWWDRRYVKWLDEALAESVDARVGVCEDLLARDEWDLFLAVFSETHSAGHDVYCYSQPDHPLNAPLTGGEGAGDPLRKVYEDVDRAIGKLMAAAPADAFFVCFSLHGMGPNYSDLLSSVVLSETLYRWCFPGSIALGPGKEGSPPGEILTSARRDSWVGELWSRYNNAPWPIRFVRSCLPGRLLKASFNGLASPFSGEAQANAMLWHPSMWYRPLWPRMKAFALPGFTKGRIRINLQGRDRDGIVAPGEYHRVCDEVTRILRRLTDGRSGRPLVKEVYRTRADDLGDLPGLPAFDLDVLWEEHITDVVDSPDIGRIGPVPHFRAGGHWNRGFVAATGRGIPAGMRLPESEAADLAATILRMMDHPLPGHYDGRPLFDTRPPG is encoded by the coding sequence ATGGCCGGCCTCACGCAGAGCCGTGAAAACGGTCACCCGCCCGCGACGCCTGTCATGAAAGAATTGTCAGATATCGTGACGGACCCCGAGATGCAGAAGAAGGGCAGCAGGGTGATGGCCATAGGGCTCGACGGCGCCGATCCCGTGCTCGTGGAGAAGTGGATCGCCGAGGGGCGCCTTCCGAACCTCGCTCGAATGCAGGCCGAGGGTGCATACGGCCGGCTGCGGAGCACGGTCGAGCTGCACGGGCAGCGCATGGAGGCCTTCTCCACCGAGCCGCTGTGGGTTGAGTTCGCCACCGGCTGCAAGCCGACCAAGACGGGCGCGTGGGACTCGATGGAGTACTTTCCAGACCGGTACCAGATCCGGAATCTGGACGAAGGATCTCCCGCCTTCGATGACTTCGATCCGTTCTACGCTTTGGGCGAGTCGAAGAAGGTCGCCGTGCTCGACGTCCCGATGGCGCGGCTTTCCGACCGCGTGAAGGGCCTCCAGGTCCTCGGCTGGGGCGGGCACTTCCCTCACACGGAGAGCAGGTCCCTCCCCGACGGGCTCCTCGGCGAGATCGTCGCAAGGCACGGCCGCAACCCGGTCCTCCACAACGACACGGGCATCTGGTGGGACCGGCGCTACGTGAAGTGGCTGGACGAGGCACTCGCGGAGAGCGTCGACGCGCGAGTCGGTGTTTGCGAGGATCTGCTCGCGCGAGACGAGTGGGACCTCTTCCTCGCGGTCTTCTCCGAAACCCACAGCGCCGGCCACGACGTCTACTGCTACAGCCAGCCGGACCATCCCCTCAACGCCCCCCTGACAGGGGGAGAGGGCGCCGGGGACCCGCTGCGAAAGGTCTACGAGGACGTGGACCGCGCGATCGGCAAGCTCATGGCCGCGGCACCGGCCGACGCGTTCTTCGTGTGCTTCTCCCTCCACGGCATGGGTCCCAACTACAGCGACCTGCTGAGTTCGGTCGTCCTGTCGGAGACCTTGTACAGGTGGTGCTTTCCCGGATCGATCGCGCTGGGCCCCGGGAAGGAGGGGAGCCCGCCCGGCGAGATCCTCACGTCCGCCCGGCGAGACTCGTGGGTCGGGGAGCTATGGTCGCGGTACAACAACGCCCCCTGGCCGATCCGCTTCGTCCGGTCGTGCCTGCCGGGCCGGCTCCTGAAGGCATCGTTCAACGGCCTGGCGTCGCCGTTCTCGGGCGAAGCGCAGGCCAATGCCATGCTGTGGCATCCGTCGATGTGGTATCGCCCGCTCTGGCCGCGGATGAAGGCCTTTGCCCTGCCCGGGTTCACGAAGGGACGGATCCGGATCAATCTCCAGGGGCGCGATCGCGATGGCATCGTTGCGCCGGGCGAGTATCACCGCGTGTGCGACGAAGTCACGCGGATTCTCCGCCGCTTGACGGATGGCCGGTCCGGCCGTCCGCTCGTCAAGGAGGTCTACAGGACCCGTGCGGACGACCTGGGGGACTTGCCTGGGTTGCCCGCGTTCGACCTCGACGTTCTGTGGGAGGAGCACATCACCGATGTCGTCGACAGCCCGGACATAGGCCGGATCGGCCCTGTTCCGCATTTCCGGGCCGGCGGCCACTGGAATCGGGGCTTCGTCGCTGCCACTGGACGCGGGATCCCGGCGGGCATGCGCCTCCCGGAGTCCGAGGCCGCGGATCTCGCGGCGACGATCCTGCGGATGATGGACCACCCGCTACCCGGGCACTACGACGGGCGGCCGCTGTTCGACACGCGGCCCCCCGGATAG
- the epsF gene encoding chain length determinant protein EpsF, giving the protein MPSLWARSGQNRGCGRQFDLVRKADINMNLGLLLRILKSRLGLIALILAVTLGAVGTASFLMPKVYSSSTVVFVDVKSLDPVLGSTVPSPQTVRGLLATQREIVESDRVVHAVIREIGLDKDPETVAAWQQDTGGTGDILTWLSTGMLKSLSVTPSNEGTTLTITYEARNPKTAADLANAFARQYVQAILALRAEPAKQSADYFEEQVAAYRKRLREAQAKMSAFQQSSGIVATDERLDIENQRLQELSTQLVAVQGMAAESRARRAAIDRDGREALPEVVSSPLVQALKTELGRAEARLQEMSARLGVNHPQYVSTRAEVAALSSRLNAEIEKVSRSVAAAASTNVQREAEIRAALDAQREKVLRLRKDRDQLLAMEREVADAQRALDLVAQRLTQTNLESLSPQSNLSILSPALVPAEPARPQPLLNMIVGAFVGLLLGLLAALSIEALKRPVRTAEDLLQAVEIPVLAVLPPSSTRRAQRLIGSTGPSVAPPSLRLGN; this is encoded by the coding sequence ATGCCTTCCCTCTGGGCAAGGTCCGGTCAGAATCGCGGCTGCGGCCGGCAGTTCGACCTCGTGCGCAAAGCGGACATCAACATGAATCTCGGGCTCCTCCTTCGAATCCTGAAATCGCGGCTCGGCCTGATCGCGCTGATCCTCGCGGTCACCCTCGGTGCAGTGGGCACGGCAAGTTTCCTGATGCCGAAGGTCTACAGTTCCTCCACGGTGGTCTTCGTCGACGTCAAGTCCCTCGACCCCGTCCTCGGAAGCACGGTGCCGTCGCCGCAGACCGTTCGGGGCCTGCTGGCCACGCAAAGGGAGATCGTCGAGAGCGACCGGGTGGTGCACGCCGTCATCCGCGAGATCGGCCTCGACAAGGATCCGGAGACCGTCGCAGCGTGGCAGCAGGACACCGGCGGCACCGGCGACATCCTGACCTGGCTCAGCACCGGGATGCTCAAGAGCCTCAGCGTCACACCGTCGAACGAAGGCACGACGCTGACCATCACCTACGAAGCCAGGAATCCCAAGACCGCCGCCGACCTGGCCAACGCATTCGCCCGACAGTACGTGCAGGCTATCCTGGCTCTGCGGGCCGAGCCCGCCAAGCAGAGCGCGGACTACTTCGAGGAGCAGGTCGCCGCCTACCGCAAGAGGCTGCGCGAGGCGCAGGCGAAGATGTCCGCCTTCCAGCAGTCCAGCGGCATCGTCGCCACCGACGAGCGCCTGGACATCGAGAACCAGCGCCTTCAGGAGCTCTCGACCCAACTGGTGGCCGTCCAGGGGATGGCGGCCGAAAGCCGTGCGCGGCGTGCAGCGATCGATCGAGACGGCCGGGAAGCGCTGCCGGAAGTCGTGAGCAGCCCGCTGGTCCAGGCGCTCAAGACGGAGCTCGGGCGCGCCGAGGCAAGGCTCCAGGAGATGTCCGCGCGCCTGGGCGTGAATCACCCCCAGTACGTCAGCACCAGGGCCGAGGTTGCGGCGCTGTCTTCCAGGCTGAACGCCGAGATCGAGAAAGTCTCGCGGAGCGTCGCCGCTGCTGCATCGACGAACGTGCAGCGCGAGGCGGAGATACGAGCAGCCCTCGACGCGCAGAGAGAGAAGGTGCTTCGCCTCAGGAAGGACCGAGACCAGTTGCTCGCCATGGAACGCGAGGTCGCGGATGCCCAGCGGGCTCTCGATCTCGTTGCGCAGCGGTTGACGCAGACGAACCTCGAGAGCCTGTCGCCGCAGTCCAACCTCAGCATCCTTTCGCCGGCCCTGGTGCCCGCGGAACCCGCCCGGCCGCAGCCCTTGCTCAACATGATCGTGGGCGCGTTCGTGGGTCTCCTGCTGGGCCTGCTGGCGGCGCTTTCCATCGAGGCGCTCAAACGGCCGGTGCGGACCGCCGAGGACCTGCTCCAGGCCGTGGAGATCCCCGTGCTCGCCGTGCTTCCGCCGTCCAGTACACGCCGCGCTCAGCGACTGATCGGAAGCACGGGGCCGTCCGTGGCGCCGCCGAGCCTGCGGCTGGGCAACTGA
- a CDS encoding polysaccharide biosynthesis tyrosine autokinase, with amino-acid sequence MGKLQQVVPLSDNAGGASAAPSTAIATATTTLKIGEILVSWGRLTREQVEKVLQAQRSSNLRFGEQAIKLGFAKRADVDRALALQFGYAVGDESGAKASTGLVTADNPASPFAEALRGLRSQLMLRWFDGTPGQTTLAVTSVDRGDGKSFVTANLGVVFAQLGERTLIIDADLRHSSQYALFGLQNRMGLSGILSGRAGLEEIIEIERVQNLAVLPSGPQPPNPLELLGRAEFGMLLNELSRQFDAILIDTPSAQQAADAQVIAQRARGAVIVGRKDHTKSSEIGQLASILASSGVTLLGTMLNDY; translated from the coding sequence ATGGGCAAGCTTCAGCAGGTTGTTCCGCTGTCCGACAATGCGGGCGGCGCGTCGGCAGCGCCGTCCACTGCGATCGCGACGGCGACGACGACGCTCAAGATCGGTGAGATCCTGGTCTCGTGGGGGCGGCTCACCAGGGAGCAGGTCGAGAAGGTGCTTCAGGCCCAGCGATCCAGCAACCTCAGGTTCGGCGAGCAGGCGATCAAGCTCGGCTTCGCCAAGCGAGCCGATGTCGATCGCGCGCTGGCCTTGCAGTTCGGCTATGCCGTGGGCGACGAGTCGGGCGCGAAGGCGTCGACGGGCCTCGTGACCGCGGACAACCCCGCTTCGCCCTTCGCCGAAGCGCTTCGCGGCCTGCGAAGTCAGTTGATGCTTCGCTGGTTCGACGGAACGCCCGGGCAGACCACGCTGGCCGTGACCAGCGTCGACCGCGGCGACGGCAAGAGCTTCGTCACGGCGAACCTCGGGGTGGTGTTCGCCCAATTGGGCGAGCGCACGCTGATCATAGACGCCGACCTGCGCCACTCCTCGCAGTACGCGCTCTTCGGCCTGCAGAACAGGATGGGCTTGTCGGGCATCCTGAGCGGGCGTGCCGGCCTCGAGGAGATCATCGAGATCGAGCGCGTCCAGAATCTCGCGGTGCTGCCCTCCGGGCCGCAGCCGCCGAACCCCCTCGAACTGCTTGGTCGCGCGGAGTTCGGCATGCTGTTGAACGAGTTGTCGAGGCAGTTCGATGCGATCCTGATCGATACGCCCTCGGCCCAGCAGGCGGCCGATGCGCAAGTCATCGCGCAACGCGCCCGCGGCGCCGTGATCGTCGGCCGCAAGGACCACACGAAGAGTTCCGAGATCGGCCAGCTCGCCTCGATTCTCGCCAGTTCGGGCGTCACGCTGCTTGGCACCATGCTGAACGACTACTGA
- a CDS encoding GNAT family N-acetyltransferase, which produces MRLARDQAEVERAMRLRWQVFAGEMGAALQSPEGIDRDVFDPFCEHLVVVERDTGDVVGTYRLLMPGAARRLGCLYADGEFWLTRLAPLRERMVELGRSCVRADHRSGGVMMLLWSGLGALLARSEVRYLIGCVSVPMDDGGGFAANLYRELAARHLADDTLRVWPRKRLEAERHAPLAGVVPPPLVKGYLRAGACLLGEPHVDAQFNCADFPMMLDLDGLKARYRSRFVGGRG; this is translated from the coding sequence GTGCGGCTCGCCCGCGACCAGGCGGAAGTCGAGCGCGCGATGCGGCTGCGCTGGCAGGTCTTCGCGGGCGAGATGGGCGCCGCGCTGCAGTCGCCCGAGGGCATCGACCGCGACGTCTTCGACCCCTTCTGCGAGCACCTCGTCGTCGTCGAGCGCGACACCGGCGACGTGGTCGGCACCTACCGCCTGCTGATGCCGGGCGCCGCCCGCCGGCTCGGCTGCCTGTACGCCGACGGCGAGTTCTGGCTGACGCGGCTCGCGCCGCTGCGCGAGCGGATGGTCGAGCTCGGTCGCAGTTGCGTGCGCGCCGACCATCGCTCCGGCGGCGTGATGATGCTGCTCTGGTCGGGGCTGGGCGCGCTGCTCGCGCGTTCCGAGGTCCGCTACCTGATCGGTTGCGTCAGCGTGCCGATGGACGACGGCGGCGGCTTCGCGGCGAACCTGTACCGCGAGCTGGCGGCGCGCCACCTGGCCGACGACACGCTGCGCGTCTGGCCGCGCAAGCGGCTGGAGGCCGAGCGCCATGCGCCGCTCGCCGGCGTGGTGCCGCCGCCGCTGGTCAAGGGCTACCTGCGCGCCGGCGCCTGCCTGCTCGGCGAGCCGCACGTGGACGCGCAGTTCAATTGCGCAGACTTTCCGATGATGCTCGACCTGGACGGGCTGAAGGCGCGCTACCGGAGCCGCTTCGTCGGCGGGCGGGGCTGA
- a CDS encoding glycosyltransferase, whose translation MAAGQLDAETAPRQGARLRVLFAPAEAHPTYRPDVSLLFGRFLPAQGVDVDLVAVSPASASDAPWEGGAAHIRRFGGKLSFAWSDLLQQLSLLRLARMGYDALVVRDKPLLGLVGLVAAKLAGIPFVYWMSFPMAETYIVIARNDDGGESFVRRAYAWLRGHASSVALYRVMLPLAEYVFVQSPAMLEYVRARGLRHERVSAVPMGVDTSRMPDASKAGDIASRPGGRAAVYLGTLERLRRRELEAMVDAAREVAESVPDFTLLVIGEAESPDERGWLKAYAEAQGASHCTRFFGWLPHQEGLAIAATATLGLSPIPRDELFDMGSPTKAVEYLALGLPVVCNDQPDQDQVVRESGGGYSVPMTSGAFAGAILSVLRDQARAAEMGRQGRAWVARHRDYRWIAADVARALKGACGGRSFAEDPAAARDSQRVEGEGRRRD comes from the coding sequence TTGGCGGCCGGCCAGCTGGACGCCGAGACTGCGCCCAGGCAGGGCGCCCGGCTGCGGGTGCTCTTCGCGCCCGCCGAGGCGCATCCGACCTACCGCCCCGATGTGAGCCTCCTGTTCGGCCGCTTCCTGCCGGCGCAGGGCGTGGATGTCGACCTCGTGGCAGTTTCTCCCGCTTCTGCAAGCGATGCCCCGTGGGAGGGAGGTGCCGCCCACATCAGACGCTTCGGCGGAAAGCTGTCCTTCGCGTGGAGCGACCTGCTGCAGCAGCTTTCCCTGCTTCGCCTGGCGCGCATGGGCTACGACGCGCTGGTCGTGAGGGACAAGCCGCTGCTGGGCCTGGTCGGGCTGGTCGCGGCAAAGCTGGCCGGGATTCCGTTCGTCTACTGGATGTCGTTTCCGATGGCCGAGACGTACATCGTGATCGCGAGGAACGACGACGGCGGAGAGAGCTTCGTCCGCCGGGCCTACGCCTGGCTTCGCGGGCACGCCAGTTCGGTCGCTCTGTACCGGGTGATGCTTCCGCTTGCGGAGTACGTCTTCGTGCAGTCGCCGGCGATGCTGGAGTACGTTCGCGCCCGGGGGCTCCGACACGAGAGGGTTTCCGCGGTGCCGATGGGGGTGGACACGTCGCGCATGCCGGACGCCTCGAAGGCCGGAGACATCGCCTCCCGGCCGGGCGGGCGCGCGGCCGTCTACCTCGGAACGCTCGAACGTCTCCGGCGCCGCGAACTCGAGGCGATGGTCGACGCCGCTCGGGAGGTTGCGGAATCGGTGCCCGATTTCACGCTGCTGGTGATCGGGGAGGCGGAGTCGCCGGACGAACGGGGCTGGCTGAAGGCTTACGCCGAGGCGCAGGGCGCGTCGCATTGCACGCGCTTCTTCGGCTGGCTGCCCCATCAGGAAGGGCTTGCGATCGCGGCGACCGCCACGTTAGGCTTGTCACCGATTCCCCGCGACGAGCTCTTCGACATGGGATCGCCGACCAAGGCCGTGGAGTACCTGGCCCTGGGACTTCCCGTGGTCTGCAACGACCAGCCGGACCAGGACCAGGTCGTCCGGGAGAGCGGTGGCGGATACTCGGTTCCGATGACCTCCGGCGCCTTCGCCGGGGCCATCCTCAGCGTGTTGCGGGACCAGGCGCGGGCCGCGGAGATGGGGCGGCAGGGCAGGGCCTGGGTGGCGAGGCATCGTGACTACCGCTGGATCGCGGCCGACGTGGCCAGGGCGCTCAAGGGCGCGTGCGGAGGGCGGTCCTTCGCGGAAGACCCTGCCGCCGCAAGGGACTCGCAGCGGGTGGAAGGCGAGGGCCGGCGCCGTGATTAA
- the ppk1 gene encoding polyphosphate kinase 1 — translation MNDAASAGPHLLNRELGILAFNERVLAQAEDPAMPLLERLRFLTIVSNNLDEFFEIRIAELKQLRLRGREPADARAARDEIVDRARKLVERQYALLNGTILPALAAHGVVIHLSGTWTEAQRAWAERYFDSEVEPLLTPIALDPSHPFPRILNKSLNFIVELQGQDAFGRRAGVAVVQAPRVLPRVLKVPPEVSGAPHGVMLLSSIVQGFVDRLFPGMTVRSVHQFRLTRDSDLFVDDEEVTDLREALQGELSQRHYGDEVRLEVSAGIPDSLVALLLREFELDEHDCYRVAGPVNLVRLQQVIDLVDLPELKFPPFEPAVPAPLRNKDLFAAIRKHDILLHHPYESFAPVMEFLVSAARDPKVVAIKQTVYRTGADSALMQALIDAAQSGKEVTVVVELMARFDEETNINWADKLERAGAHVVYGVVGHKTHAKMAMVLRREEGKGGTRLRRYAHLGTGNYHPKTARLYEDFGLFTANEDICSDVHEVFRRLTGLGQRGTLRQLAQAPFTLHEMLIASIRREAANARAGRKARIAAKVNALLEPTVIEALYDASNAGVKVDLIVRGVCALRPGVPGLSENIRVRSIVGRFLEHSRVYYFWNGGKKDVWLSSADWMDRNLFRRVEVAFPVRDRKLRDRVIEEAIEVHLADNLNAWVMDSDGRYAQRKARRGAKRRQAQVELLGGLAGG, via the coding sequence ATGAACGACGCGGCCTCCGCAGGCCCCCACCTGCTCAATCGGGAGCTCGGCATCCTCGCCTTCAACGAGCGGGTGCTCGCGCAGGCCGAGGACCCGGCGATGCCGCTGCTCGAGCGGCTGCGATTCCTCACGATCGTCAGCAACAACCTCGACGAGTTCTTCGAGATCCGGATCGCCGAGCTCAAGCAGCTCAGGCTGCGCGGGCGCGAGCCGGCGGATGCCCGGGCGGCGCGCGACGAGATCGTCGACCGGGCGCGCAAGCTGGTCGAGCGCCAGTACGCGCTGCTCAACGGCACGATCCTGCCGGCGCTCGCCGCGCACGGCGTGGTCATCCACCTGAGCGGCACCTGGACCGAGGCGCAGCGCGCCTGGGCCGAGCGCTACTTCGATTCCGAGGTCGAGCCGCTGCTCACGCCGATCGCGCTCGACCCCTCGCACCCGTTCCCGCGCATCCTGAACAAGAGCCTGAACTTCATCGTCGAGCTGCAGGGCCAGGACGCCTTCGGCCGCCGGGCAGGCGTGGCCGTCGTGCAGGCGCCGCGCGTGCTGCCCCGGGTGCTGAAGGTGCCGCCCGAGGTCTCGGGGGCGCCGCACGGCGTGATGCTGCTGTCCTCGATCGTGCAGGGCTTCGTCGACCGGCTCTTCCCCGGCATGACGGTGCGTTCGGTGCACCAGTTCCGGCTCACCCGCGACAGCGACCTGTTCGTCGACGACGAGGAGGTCACCGACCTGCGCGAGGCGCTGCAGGGCGAGCTGTCGCAGCGCCACTACGGCGACGAGGTGCGGCTCGAGGTGTCGGCCGGCATCCCCGATTCGCTGGTAGCGCTGCTGCTGCGCGAGTTCGAGCTCGACGAGCACGACTGCTACCGGGTGGCGGGGCCGGTCAACCTGGTCCGCCTGCAGCAGGTGATCGACCTGGTCGACCTGCCCGAGCTCAAGTTCCCGCCCTTCGAGCCGGCGGTGCCGGCGCCGCTTCGCAACAAGGACCTGTTCGCGGCGATCCGCAAGCACGACATCCTGCTGCACCACCCCTACGAGTCGTTCGCGCCGGTGATGGAGTTCCTGGTCAGCGCCGCGCGCGACCCGAAGGTGGTGGCGATCAAGCAGACCGTGTACCGCACCGGCGCCGACTCGGCGCTGATGCAGGCGCTGATCGACGCGGCCCAGTCGGGCAAGGAGGTCACCGTCGTCGTCGAGCTGATGGCCCGCTTCGACGAGGAGACCAACATCAACTGGGCCGACAAGCTCGAGCGGGCCGGCGCGCACGTGGTGTACGGAGTGGTCGGCCACAAGACCCACGCGAAGATGGCGATGGTGCTGCGTCGCGAAGAAGGGAAGGGCGGCACCCGGCTGCGCCGCTACGCGCACCTGGGCACCGGCAACTACCACCCGAAGACCGCCAGGCTCTACGAGGACTTCGGCCTGTTCACCGCGAACGAGGACATCTGCAGCGACGTGCACGAGGTGTTCCGGCGGCTCACCGGGCTCGGCCAGCGCGGCACGCTCAGGCAGCTCGCGCAGGCGCCTTTCACGCTGCACGAGATGCTGATCGCATCGATCCGGCGCGAGGCCGCCAACGCCCGGGCGGGGCGCAAGGCGCGGATCGCCGCCAAGGTCAACGCGCTGCTCGAGCCCACGGTGATCGAGGCGCTCTACGACGCCAGCAATGCCGGCGTGAAGGTCGACCTGATCGTTCGCGGCGTGTGCGCGCTGCGACCCGGCGTGCCCGGGCTGTCGGAGAACATCCGGGTGCGCTCGATCGTGGGCCGCTTCCTCGAGCACAGCCGCGTCTACTACTTCTGGAACGGCGGCAAGAAGGACGTCTGGCTGTCGTCGGCCGACTGGATGGACCGCAACCTGTTCAGGCGGGTCGAGGTGGCCTTCCCGGTGCGCGACCGCAAGCTGCGCGACCGGGTGATCGAGGAGGCAATCGAGGTCCACCTGGCCGACAACCTGAACGCCTGGGTGATGGACTCCGACGGGCGCTATGCGCAGCGCAAGGCGCGCAGGGGTGCGAAGCGGCGGCAGGCGCAGGTGGAGTTGCTGGGGGGGTTGGCGGGGGGGTGA